A single window of Methylocella tundrae DNA harbors:
- a CDS encoding ABC transporter permease: MNAPALETALKPAAPPRRGLGLSPINQRRLSNFKAHKRGYWSFWVFTVLFVLSLFAEFIANDRPILVVYKGEMLFPIFRDYPEEKFGGFLARTDYRDEVIAKEIDANGFMVWPPVHFSYRTINRQLPTPAPSPPTWMLSKAQCTAAAKRFNKSDPGGGCRAIEWNWLGTDDQGRDVLARLIYGFRLSLLFGLTLAGVSSVIGIAAGAVQGYFGGWTDLVFQRFIEIWSSLPHLYLLIIISSIITPSFFVLLGILLLFSWVNLVHVVRAECLRTRNFEYVNAARALGLGNAAIIWKHVLPNATVATLTFLPFVLNGSITTLTALDFLGFGLPPGSPSLGELLLQGKSNLQAPWLGLTGFIVIAAMLSLLVFIGEAVRDAFDPRKTLH, from the coding sequence CGCATAAGCGCGGATACTGGTCGTTCTGGGTCTTTACTGTCTTGTTCGTTCTCTCGCTCTTCGCCGAGTTCATCGCCAACGACCGGCCGATTCTCGTCGTCTACAAAGGTGAAATGCTGTTTCCGATCTTCCGCGACTATCCGGAGGAGAAATTCGGCGGCTTTCTCGCTCGCACCGATTATCGGGACGAGGTGATCGCCAAGGAAATCGACGCGAACGGCTTCATGGTCTGGCCGCCGGTCCATTTTTCCTATCGCACCATCAACCGGCAATTGCCGACGCCCGCGCCTTCGCCGCCGACATGGATGCTCAGCAAGGCGCAATGCACCGCCGCGGCCAAACGTTTCAATAAATCGGACCCGGGTGGCGGTTGCCGCGCGATAGAATGGAACTGGCTCGGCACCGATGACCAGGGGCGCGACGTCCTCGCGAGACTCATCTATGGGTTCCGGCTCTCCCTTCTGTTCGGCCTGACTCTGGCCGGCGTTTCATCGGTGATCGGCATCGCCGCCGGCGCGGTGCAAGGCTATTTCGGCGGCTGGACCGATCTCGTGTTCCAGCGCTTCATCGAAATCTGGTCGTCGCTGCCGCATCTTTACCTTTTGATCATCATCTCCTCGATCATCACGCCGAGCTTCTTTGTTCTGCTCGGCATTTTGCTGCTGTTTTCCTGGGTCAATCTCGTTCATGTCGTGCGCGCCGAATGCCTTCGCACGCGCAATTTCGAATATGTCAACGCGGCCCGCGCGCTAGGGCTCGGCAACGCCGCCATCATCTGGAAACATGTGCTTCCCAACGCCACGGTCGCGACGCTGACCTTTCTGCCTTTCGTTCTCAATGGTTCGATCACAACCCTGACGGCGCTGGACTTTTTAGGCTTCGGGCTGCCGCCCGGCTCGCCCTCGCTCGGCGAACTTCTGCTGCAGGGCAAATCGAACCTGCAGGCGCCCTGGCTTGGCCTCACCGGCTTCATCGTCATCGCCGCCATGCTCTCGCTTCTTGTGTTCATCGGCGAGGCGGTGCGCGACGCTTTCGACCCGAGAAAGACGCTCCACTAG